In Lactobacillus sp. PV012, one genomic interval encodes:
- a CDS encoding DUF177 domain-containing protein, with translation MLTYSYSQIKNSRAPLTHIDTDVELSPEFFERSKNLIVDAKNVHVTGDFFYQEPFVTGNFTVNADVVAPSTRSLEPVKFHEEFSFTENYSETEPTQEQLEEEETIVVVKDDKIDLQTAIEDHLLLNLPSVILTEEEEKDDIFPEGQDWKVISEEDYQKEQSNRENPAFAKLKDLFKDNSDKD, from the coding sequence ATGCTTACTTATTCATATTCACAAATTAAAAATAGTCGTGCGCCATTGACGCACATTGATACCGATGTTGAATTAAGTCCTGAATTTTTTGAAAGAAGTAAGAACTTAATTGTCGACGCAAAGAATGTTCATGTTACAGGTGATTTCTTTTATCAAGAACCTTTTGTAACTGGAAACTTTACAGTTAATGCAGATGTTGTTGCTCCTTCAACTAGAAGTTTGGAACCAGTAAAGTTTCATGAAGAATTTAGTTTTACTGAAAATTATTCTGAAACTGAGCCAACTCAAGAACAGCTTGAAGAAGAAGAGACAATTGTTGTTGTTAAAGATGACAAAATTGATTTACAAACAGCAATTGAAGACCACCTTTTGTTAAATTTGCCTTCAGTAATTTTAACTGAGGAAGAAGAAAAAGATGATATTTTTCCAGAGGGACAAGACTGGAAAGTTATTTCTGAAGAAGATTATCAAAAAGAACAATCAAATCGTGAAAATCCTGCATTTGCTAAACTAAAAGATTTATTTAAGGATAATTCAGATAAAGATTAA
- a CDS encoding restriction endonuclease subunit S, whose translation MGEIRGNIINLISGRDIPKNDHLDKPTKNSIPYITGASNLLKDRININEWIEEPKTIVEKGTILISVKGTIGKIAILTAKKAHIARQIMGIENIFLLSQNFQKYFLESYVEQLKNKSKSMIPGISREDVLLASFPLPPLEEQSRIAAKIEELFELLDTIAQAQKKYEGLQGELKEKILSLGMQGKLVDQDKNDESASILLEKINAKKAQLIKEKKIKKTKPLPEISDEEKPFDIPESWEWVRLGK comes from the coding sequence ATGGGTGAGATTAGGGGAAATATTATTAATTTAATATCTGGTAGAGACATCCCCAAAAACGATCATTTAGATAAACCTACAAAAAATAGTATTCCTTATATTACAGGTGCTAGTAATTTATTGAAGGATAGAATAAATATTAATGAATGGATTGAAGAACCTAAAACTATTGTAGAAAAAGGAACTATTTTAATTTCTGTTAAAGGAACAATAGGTAAAATTGCAATCTTAACTGCGAAAAAAGCCCATATTGCACGCCAAATTATGGGAATAGAGAATATATTTCTCTTAAGTCAAAACTTTCAAAAATATTTTCTAGAGAGTTATGTAGAACAACTTAAAAACAAATCTAAGAGTATGATTCCAGGTATTTCTAGAGAAGATGTATTATTAGCTTCTTTTCCTCTCCCACCACTTGAAGAGCAAAGTCGAATTGCGGCCAAAATTGAAGAACTTTTTGAATTACTTGATACTATTGCACAAGCTCAAAAGAAATATGAGGGCTTACAAGGAGAATTAAAAGAAAAGATTCTTAGTTTGGGGATGCAAGGGAAGCTTGTTGATCAAGATAAAAACGATGAATCCGCAAGTATTTTACTTGAGAAGATTAATGCTAAAAAAGCACAACTAATCAAAGAAAAGAAAATCAAGAAAACTAAACCACTTCCTGAAATTAGTGATGAAGAGAAGCCTTTTGATATTCCCGAAAGTTGGGAATGGGTGAGATTGGGGAAATAG
- a CDS encoding response regulator transcription factor, with the protein MSKILIVEDEKSLARFVELELQHEQYDTVVESDGRKALDLALKEDFDAILLDLMLPNLNGLEIARRLRQTKTTPIIMMTARDSVIDRVSGLDHGADDYIVKPFAIEELLARLRAVLRRVQIEKRVVSSTLGVQKVIQFNDLTIETANRIVHRGEKQVDLTKREYNLLMTLIENKNNVVTREELLNKIWGPESKIETNVVEVYVRYLRNKIDVPGRPSYIKTVRGTGYMVRTDENDDQRQEDE; encoded by the coding sequence ATGAGTAAGATCCTAATTGTTGAAGATGAAAAAAGTTTAGCACGTTTTGTAGAACTTGAGTTACAACATGAACAATATGATACTGTAGTAGAAAGTGATGGGCGTAAGGCATTAGATTTAGCTTTAAAAGAAGATTTTGATGCGATTTTGCTAGATTTAATGTTGCCTAACTTAAATGGATTGGAGATTGCCCGCCGTTTACGTCAAACTAAGACAACTCCAATTATCATGATGACAGCTCGTGATTCTGTCATTGATCGTGTATCTGGGCTTGATCATGGGGCAGATGATTATATTGTTAAACCTTTTGCAATTGAAGAATTACTTGCACGTTTGCGTGCTGTTTTAAGACGCGTTCAAATTGAAAAAAGAGTAGTCAGCAGTACCTTAGGAGTTCAAAAGGTTATTCAATTTAATGATTTAACCATTGAAACTGCTAATCGTATTGTTCACCGTGGAGAAAAACAAGTTGATTTAACCAAGCGTGAATATAACTTATTGATGACTTTAATTGAAAATAAGAATAATGTGGTTACACGTGAAGAGCTTCTTAACAAGATTTGGGGACCAGAATCTAAGATTGAAACTAACGTAGTTGAAGTTTATGTACGTTATTTACGTAATAAGATTGATGTTCCTGGGCGTCCATCTTATATTAAGACTGTTCGCGGAACTGGCTATATGGTAAGAACTGATGAAAATGATGACCAACGCCAAGAAGACGAATAA
- the pheS gene encoding phenylalanine--tRNA ligase subunit alpha — MDLFEKLNKLKEEGTEKIKQADTQKKLDEIRVNLVGRKGQLTEILHSMKEVEASQRPKVGQKVNQLRDYFQETFDKAKEKMTEAVIARRLEEEKIDVTLPGRKGHVGSMHPINIILDDLESFFIGMGYKVVQGPEIETDHYCFEMMNLPKDHPARDMQATFYIDEENLLRTQTSGDQARVLEKHDFSKGPLKMVGPGKVYRRDDDDATHSHQFQQMEGLVIDKNVTMSDLKGTLEMITKHMFGQDRKTRLRPSYFPFTEPSVEMDVSCFNCDGKGCPICKFTGWIEVLGAGMVHPNVLRNAGVDPEVYGGFAFGVGLDRFAILKYGINDIRDFYTNDVRFLAQFRKEEED; from the coding sequence ATGGACTTATTCGAGAAATTAAATAAGTTAAAAGAAGAAGGAACCGAAAAGATTAAGCAAGCTGATACTCAAAAAAAGCTTGATGAAATTAGGGTCAACTTAGTTGGCCGTAAAGGACAATTGACAGAAATTTTACACTCAATGAAAGAAGTAGAAGCAAGTCAACGTCCTAAAGTTGGACAAAAAGTAAATCAATTGCGTGACTACTTCCAAGAGACTTTTGATAAAGCTAAAGAAAAGATGACCGAAGCAGTAATTGCACGTCGCCTAGAAGAAGAAAAAATTGACGTAACTCTTCCTGGACGTAAAGGGCATGTTGGTTCAATGCACCCAATTAACATTATTTTAGATGATTTAGAGAGTTTCTTTATTGGGATGGGTTACAAGGTAGTTCAGGGACCTGAAATTGAAACAGATCACTACTGTTTTGAAATGATGAACTTACCAAAGGATCACCCAGCTCGTGATATGCAAGCTACTTTTTATATCGACGAAGAAAACTTGCTGAGAACGCAAACTTCTGGTGACCAAGCACGTGTTTTAGAAAAGCATGATTTTTCAAAAGGTCCTTTAAAGATGGTAGGACCTGGTAAGGTATATCGTCGCGATGATGATGATGCGACTCACTCACACCAATTCCAACAAATGGAAGGCCTAGTGATTGATAAAAATGTAACTATGTCTGATTTAAAGGGTACCTTGGAAATGATTACTAAGCATATGTTTGGCCAAGATAGAAAGACTCGCTTGCGTCCATCATATTTCCCATTTACTGAACCATCTGTAGAAATGGATGTATCTTGTTTTAATTGTGATGGTAAAGGCTGCCCAATTTGTAAATTCACTGGTTGGATTGAAGTTTTAGGAGCTGGAATGGTTCACCCAAACGTTTTGCGTAATGCAGGTGTGGATCCAGAAGTTTATGGTGGTTTTGCCTTTGGGGTAGGACTTGATCGTTTTGCAATTTTGAAGTATGGAATTAATGATATTCGTGATTTCTATACTAATGATGTTCGTTTCTTAGCACAATTCCGTAAGGAGGAAGAAGACTAA
- a CDS encoding HAMP domain-containing sensor histidine kinase, which translates to MKMMTNAKKTNKQKEETKKRSSITAKWVSVMAATITVSFVIFSVGIYLLLRQQLIAQNEQMSNEIVSTFQKRLEEIPTNFRTSNVVPKLSPNTRKILAGEGPLNTNDEVNIFNDSILATLSNKETTVTLYNPQKEVVFTNSKTTVPKLKTLKSAHVQNLVHTGHGLELDVYQKVYSRDNKRLVGYIAVKNTMAQTNHVLKTIRVSMIIFSLIVIVIFMGLTFVVISSWAKPVKRISELARKIDKDPNSEERLPKLKRTDELGELTDSFNEMLDRMQAYIRQQKQFVGDVSHELRTPVAVIQGHMNMLNRWGKDDPKILQESIDASLQEANRMNHLIQEMLDLTRAEQIDVQFPNEVSDVNSVLERTVNNLQMIHPDFKIIYDDADLKSNTKIKMYQNHLEQVLIILMDNAIKYSQDRKEIIVDASTERETVEISVQDFGEGIALEEQQMIFNRFYRVDKARTREKGGNGLGLSIAQKLVEGYHGKISVTSQLGSGSIFKIEFPLLKSDSEDEKSE; encoded by the coding sequence ATGAAAATGATGACCAACGCCAAGAAGACGAATAAGCAAAAAGAAGAGACTAAAAAACGCTCCTCAATCACTGCTAAGTGGGTAAGTGTAATGGCGGCGACAATTACAGTCTCTTTTGTGATTTTTTCAGTTGGAATTTATTTATTGCTACGCCAGCAACTGATAGCTCAAAATGAACAAATGAGTAATGAGATTGTCTCCACTTTTCAAAAGCGTTTGGAAGAAATCCCAACTAATTTCCGCACTTCAAATGTTGTGCCTAAGCTTTCTCCTAACACTAGAAAGATTTTAGCTGGTGAGGGGCCTTTAAATACTAACGATGAGGTTAATATTTTTAATGATAGTATTTTAGCTACTCTTTCTAATAAAGAAACGACAGTTACTCTCTATAATCCTCAAAAAGAAGTGGTATTTACTAATTCAAAAACTACAGTTCCTAAGTTAAAAACTCTTAAGAGCGCCCACGTTCAGAACTTGGTTCATACAGGACATGGACTAGAGCTAGATGTTTACCAAAAGGTTTATTCACGTGATAATAAACGTTTAGTTGGCTACATTGCAGTTAAAAATACAATGGCGCAAACTAATCATGTGCTAAAAACGATTAGAGTCTCAATGATTATTTTTTCATTAATCGTTATTGTTATTTTTATGGGATTAACTTTTGTGGTAATTAGTAGCTGGGCAAAACCAGTAAAAAGAATTTCAGAACTTGCTCGTAAAATTGATAAAGATCCTAATAGTGAAGAACGTTTGCCCAAGCTTAAACGTACTGATGAATTGGGAGAGCTAACAGATAGTTTCAACGAAATGCTTGATCGAATGCAAGCTTATATTCGACAGCAGAAGCAATTTGTGGGGGATGTTTCTCATGAATTACGGACCCCAGTTGCAGTTATTCAAGGTCATATGAATATGCTTAATCGTTGGGGAAAAGATGATCCAAAGATTTTACAAGAATCAATTGATGCCTCGCTTCAAGAAGCCAATCGTATGAATCATTTAATTCAGGAAATGTTAGATTTGACCCGTGCTGAACAAATTGATGTTCAATTCCCAAATGAAGTCTCAGATGTAAATTCAGTTTTGGAACGTACAGTCAATAACTTGCAGATGATTCACCCAGATTTCAAGATTATTTATGATGATGCAGATTTAAAATCGAATACAAAGATAAAAATGTATCAGAATCATTTAGAGCAAGTTTTAATTATTTTGATGGATAATGCGATTAAGTATTCACAAGATCGTAAGGAAATTATTGTAGATGCTTCTACTGAACGAGAAACTGTAGAGATCTCAGTTCAAGATTTTGGTGAAGGAATTGCACTTGAAGAACAGCAAATGATCTTTAATCGTTTCTATCGAGTAGATAAGGCCCGAACTCGGGAAAAAGGTGGAAATGGTTTAGGTTTATCAATTGCCCAGAAGTTAGTAGAAGGTTACCATGGGAAGATCAGTGTAACTTCTCAATTAGGTTCTGGTAGTATCTTTAAGATTGAATTTCCACTTTTGAAATCTGATTCTGAAGATGAAAAATCAGAATAA
- the rsfS gene encoding ribosome silencing factor, producing the protein MESKELLDLTVEAIDERHGEDTEAYNMEGVSILSDYYVVTTAGSNRQLHAIVNSIIDKIHEHGKSDYRIEGGRDSNWLLVDMGDVVVNVFTQEAREFYGLEKLWSNGKKVELNLDED; encoded by the coding sequence TTGGAAAGTAAAGAATTATTAGACTTAACTGTTGAAGCAATTGATGAACGTCATGGTGAAGATACAGAAGCTTATAATATGGAAGGTGTAAGCATCTTGTCAGATTACTATGTAGTAACTACTGCAGGTTCAAATCGTCAATTGCATGCGATTGTAAATAGCATCATTGATAAAATCCATGAACATGGTAAATCAGATTACCGTATTGAAGGTGGACGTGACTCTAACTGGCTCTTAGTTGATATGGGGGATGTTGTAGTTAACGTCTTTACGCAAGAAGCACGTGAATTTTATGGCTTAGAGAAACTCTGGAGCAATGGTAAAAAAGTAGAATTGAATTTAGATGAAGATTAG
- a CDS encoding acylphosphatase, translating into MQTKKITVHGHVQGVGFRWCTQNVAKELGIKGTVKNNADGTVTAVAQGEPLVLAEFISKVKASPSPSGRVDKIEVEEIEERPFRSFQIIY; encoded by the coding sequence ATGCAAACTAAAAAAATTACTGTCCACGGTCATGTCCAAGGTGTTGGCTTTCGTTGGTGTACTCAAAATGTCGCAAAAGAATTAGGCATTAAAGGCACTGTTAAAAATAATGCTGACGGCACTGTAACAGCTGTTGCCCAAGGCGAACCTTTAGTATTAGCAGAATTTATTTCTAAAGTTAAAGCCTCTCCCTCTCCTTCAGGTAGAGTGGATAAAATTGAGGTTGAAGAAATTGAAGAAAGACCATTTCGTTCTTTTCAAATCATTTATTAA
- a CDS encoding restriction endonuclease subunit S — MGEIGEIGELQTGNTPTKKDRSLYNGEIPFIKPADITNQGINYATEDTLSCKGIEKGRIANKGDILITCIGNLGRNFHVNRKVAFNQQINSISPILGNHVLLHYFLETNFFVKTMYKNASATTLSILNKTKLSNLILPLPPLNEQKRIAAKIEELFTVIDSTAS, encoded by the coding sequence ATGGGTGAGATTGGGGAAATAGGAGAGTTACAAACCGGGAATACCCCTACAAAAAAAGATAGAAGTTTATACAATGGTGAGATTCCTTTTATTAAACCAGCAGATATTACGAACCAGGGTATTAATTATGCAACAGAGGATACTTTAAGTTGTAAAGGAATAGAAAAAGGTAGAATTGCTAATAAAGGTGATATTTTAATTACTTGTATTGGTAATTTGGGACGAAATTTTCATGTAAATCGTAAAGTGGCTTTTAATCAACAAATAAATTCTATTTCTCCTATTTTAGGAAATCATGTACTACTTCACTATTTTTTAGAAACTAATTTTTTTGTAAAAACAATGTATAAAAATGCTTCTGCAACGACATTATCCATATTAAATAAAACCAAATTGAGCAATTTAATTCTTCCACTCCCACCACTTAACGAACAAAAAAGAATTGCTGCTAAAATTGAAGAATTATTTACTGTGATTGATTCAACGGCATCATAA
- a CDS encoding nucleotidyltransferase, whose amino-acid sequence MAVVGIVAEYNPFHSGHEFLLNQARLVAKDDPIIVIMSGNYVQRGQMAIMSKWDRAQAALQSGADLVLELPFSYAVQPADIFAGGSVKLLHDLGAESLVFGVEDANLNFSFLAQKISQIPHNRFTFSDYTQTYATQYNQMVAQEVGHEINQPNMMLAIAYAVANLSLRRPLSLHPIMRIGSGHDDLLMRENIVSSATSIRNFCLHHQGEDLSSLKNLVPKAELATLQNQTIYPNWNILFKFLKYRLESTSVTDLGRIYQMSEGLEYKMKEEIHLAQDFTEFLRRIKSKRYTYARLRRLSLYTLLNITSDEMFASFDNISTLLLGYSKRGRNYLKKMRKDFDVPIISKVDRKGASEGTLGLQVKTDRLFEQIIGQDQNFGRYPIEVK is encoded by the coding sequence ATGGCAGTTGTTGGGATTGTAGCGGAATATAATCCTTTTCATAGTGGACACGAATTTTTGCTAAATCAGGCTCGCTTGGTTGCTAAAGATGATCCAATTATCGTTATTATGTCTGGTAACTACGTGCAAAGAGGACAGATGGCGATTATGAGTAAATGGGATCGGGCACAAGCTGCTTTACAGTCAGGTGCAGATTTAGTATTGGAATTGCCATTTTCATATGCAGTTCAACCAGCTGATATTTTTGCAGGTGGGAGTGTAAAGTTACTCCATGATTTAGGAGCAGAAAGTTTAGTATTTGGGGTAGAAGATGCAAATTTAAACTTTTCTTTTTTAGCGCAAAAAATTTCTCAGATTCCCCATAATCGCTTTACTTTCAGTGATTATACTCAAACTTATGCCACCCAATATAATCAAATGGTTGCTCAAGAAGTGGGGCATGAAATTAATCAGCCAAATATGATGTTAGCAATTGCATACGCTGTAGCTAATCTGTCTTTAAGACGACCGCTGTCTTTACATCCAATTATGCGAATTGGTAGTGGCCATGATGATTTATTGATGCGAGAAAATATCGTCTCGTCTGCTACTTCAATTCGTAATTTTTGCTTGCATCACCAAGGTGAGGATCTAAGCAGTCTAAAAAATTTGGTTCCCAAGGCAGAACTAGCAACCTTACAAAATCAAACTATCTATCCAAATTGGAATATTCTTTTTAAGTTTTTAAAATATCGTCTTGAAAGCACATCAGTAACGGATTTAGGAAGAATCTATCAAATGAGTGAAGGCCTTGAATACAAGATGAAAGAAGAGATTCATTTAGCGCAGGACTTTACAGAATTTTTACGCAGAATCAAATCCAAGCGTTATACTTATGCACGCTTAAGACGTTTAAGTTTATATACACTTTTAAATATAACTAGTGATGAAATGTTTGCTTCTTTTGATAATATTTCAACTTTATTGTTAGGATATAGCAAACGTGGAAGAAATTACTTAAAAAAGATGCGAAAAGATTTTGACGTTCCCATTATTTCAAAAGTTGATCGTAAGGGTGCTAGTGAGGGCACTTTAGGTTTGCAAGTTAAAACAGATCGTTTATTTGAACAAATTATAGGCCAAGATCAAAACTTTGGCCGTTATCCAATCGAGGTAAAATAA
- a CDS encoding winged helix-turn-helix transcriptional regulator, protein MSDTIQTKSQEGCSQVEDYSLCDHFINAFSIIGKKWNGLIISSLCDTQEMRFKDLARCISKCSDRVLVERLKELENLDIVKRTVNDETGIISYTLTSKGSELKPVFDSVHNWADKWE, encoded by the coding sequence ATGTCAGACACTATCCAAACAAAATCCCAAGAAGGTTGTAGTCAAGTAGAAGACTATAGTCTCTGTGATCATTTTATTAATGCTTTTAGCATTATTGGTAAGAAGTGGAATGGATTAATTATTAGTTCTTTATGTGATACTCAAGAAATGCGCTTTAAAGATTTGGCACGTTGCATCAGTAAATGCAGTGACCGAGTTTTGGTAGAACGACTTAAAGAACTTGAAAATTTAGATATTGTAAAAAGAACTGTTAATGATGAAACTGGAATTATTTCTTATACTTTAACTTCAAAAGGTAGTGAATTAAAGCCCGTTTTTGATAGCGTACATAATTGGGCAGATAAGTGGGAATAA
- a CDS encoding TrmH family RNA methyltransferase, with protein sequence MIEINSVNNKLIKDIRKLEKKKYRKEEGLYLIEGFHLVKEALKSHLNYRYLLATQDSLTRLEAETMEDFSDDKTILINEAISDHLSATKNSQNIFMVLPINQPRYFSFEYGKWVVLDNLTDPGNVGTIIRTADSAGFDGVVLSQESVDLYNPKVQRSMQGSQFHIQIIQMPIMDAISSFENGGIPVYVSVLDPDAKKIENVVPVPQLALVIGNEAHGASEPVIEAADKKIYIPIKGQAESLNAAVAAGIMIYHFV encoded by the coding sequence ATGATTGAAATAAATTCAGTAAATAACAAACTCATTAAGGATATTCGTAAGTTAGAAAAAAAGAAATACCGTAAAGAAGAAGGGCTTTATTTAATTGAAGGCTTTCATCTAGTTAAGGAAGCTTTAAAAAGCCATTTGAATTATCGCTATCTTTTAGCAACTCAAGATTCTTTGACTCGTTTAGAAGCTGAAACAATGGAAGATTTTTCCGACGATAAAACTATTTTGATTAATGAAGCAATTAGTGATCATTTGAGTGCAACAAAAAATAGTCAAAATATTTTTATGGTCTTGCCAATTAATCAACCACGTTATTTTAGTTTTGAGTATGGTAAGTGGGTTGTTTTAGATAATTTAACTGATCCTGGCAATGTAGGAACAATCATTAGAACAGCAGATTCTGCTGGTTTTGATGGGGTGGTTTTATCGCAAGAGTCAGTTGATCTTTATAACCCTAAAGTTCAACGTAGTATGCAAGGAAGTCAATTCCACATTCAAATTATTCAAATGCCAATTATGGATGCAATTTCTAGTTTTGAAAATGGTGGGATTCCAGTTTATGTGAGCGTACTAGATCCAGATGCTAAGAAGATTGAAAATGTAGTTCCTGTACCACAGCTAGCTTTGGTGATTGGAAATGAAGCTCATGGAGCAAGTGAGCCGGTCATTGAAGCAGCTGATAAAAAAATCTATATTCCAATTAAAGGACAAGCAGAATCTTTAAATGCAGCAGTTGCAGCTGGCATTATGATCTACCATTTTGTCTAA
- the yidC gene encoding membrane protein insertase YidC: protein MKKSKYFKLFGLLALMAIFLTACGTTTHTGSNIPNPPTSGPYAWVYSLFGKPLQNIMLYVEQKIGGQNGAGWAIGIITIVVQLIVLPLRLISQHKMTTQQEKMQRLQPQMKLVQKALKTPGITQPQQMEISQLQMKIYRENNLSMTGGMGCLPLLIQLPIMAGIYQAVAYSEKLAHSTFFGISLSQKSLVLTLIATALYLLQGYLSTIGLSEEQKRTMKMTMFLSPAMTFFISISASGALALYFTAGGIVIVIQQLIATFVIMPKVKRDVAAELKDTPLKQVVTPQVIDNILGKTSQAKAKKQETNQLHQSLRERNAGKQKRQNKDK, encoded by the coding sequence TTGAAAAAATCAAAATACTTTAAATTATTTGGGCTTTTAGCGCTCATGGCAATTTTTTTAACTGCTTGTGGAACCACTACCCATACTGGTTCTAATATTCCTAATCCACCAACTAGCGGTCCTTATGCTTGGGTATACAGTCTTTTTGGTAAACCATTACAAAATATCATGCTTTACGTTGAGCAAAAAATTGGTGGCCAAAATGGGGCAGGCTGGGCAATTGGAATTATTACGATTGTTGTTCAATTAATTGTATTGCCACTTCGTTTAATTTCACAGCACAAGATGACGACGCAACAAGAAAAAATGCAACGTCTTCAACCTCAAATGAAGTTAGTTCAAAAGGCACTTAAAACTCCAGGCATAACTCAACCACAACAAATGGAAATTAGTCAACTCCAAATGAAGATTTATCGAGAAAATAATCTTTCGATGACTGGTGGAATGGGATGTTTACCACTTTTAATTCAATTACCAATTATGGCCGGAATTTATCAAGCGGTAGCCTATTCTGAAAAACTTGCCCATTCTACTTTCTTTGGAATTTCTTTGAGCCAAAAGTCACTGGTACTTACTTTAATTGCGACCGCTCTTTACTTACTACAAGGTTATCTTTCAACCATTGGCTTATCTGAAGAACAAAAGAGAACCATGAAGATGACAATGTTCTTAAGTCCAGCAATGACCTTCTTTATTTCAATTTCAGCTTCTGGTGCCTTAGCTCTTTACTTTACAGCTGGTGGTATTGTAATTGTTATTCAACAATTAATTGCAACCTTTGTTATTATGCCAAAAGTTAAACGTGATGTTGCTGCAGAACTTAAAGACACACCTTTAAAACAAGTCGTTACTCCACAAGTAATTGATAATATCTTAGGTAAGACTTCTCAAGCGAAAGCTAAAAAACAAGAAACTAATCAGTTACACCAAAGTTTACGTGAACGTAATGCTGGTAAACAAAAACGACAAAATAAAGATAAATAG